The following are encoded in a window of Podospora pseudoanserina strain CBS 124.78 chromosome 6, whole genome shotgun sequence genomic DNA:
- a CDS encoding hypothetical protein (EggNog:ENOG503NUQ3; COG:A): MASGQQPIATVYVRNLEERVKPEPLKEALMAIFSEYGNVIDIVVKTNLKAKGQAFVVFDKPESALAAIEEVQGFELFEKPMQVALARTRSDATVKQTGNEEEFDAHKRRRMAEKDKKKALETAEEQKRLKRPLPGAETAVSGRPTKNARGAGLKSTGAGAAAVVPDEYLPPNRILFVQNLPDDFGKDELTGIFSRFEGFREVRTVPGRSGIAFVEYDAEAGAITAKENTAGMALKNGEKTMKVTYQRQ, encoded by the exons CTACGTGCGCAACCTCGAAGAGCGCGTCAAGCCCGAACCGCTCAAGGAAGCCCTCATGGCCATCTTCTCCGAGTACGGCAATGTGATCGATATCGTTGTTAAGACCaacctcaaggccaagggccAGGCATTTGTTGTTTTCGACAAGCCCGAGTCCGCCCTCGCGGCTATTGAAGAAGTCCAGGGGTTCGAGTTGTTCGAGAAGCCCATGCAAGTCGCCCTTGCCCGCACTCGAAGCGATGCCACCGTTAAACAGACCGGcaacgaggaggagtttgatgcCCACAAGCGCCGGCGCATGGCAGAGAAGG ACAAAAAGAAGGCGCTCGAAACAGCCGAAGAGCAAAAGCGCCTCAAGCGTCCTCTTCCAGGTGCCGAAACCGCCGTCAGTGGCCGCCCAACCAAGAACGCTCGTGGTGCCGGCCTCAAGTCCAccggtgctggtgccgcCGCTGTCGTCCCCGACGAAtacctcccacccaaccgcATTCTCTTCGTTCAGAACCTCCCCGACGACTTTGGCAAGGACGAGCTCACTGGTATCTTCAGCCGCTTCGAAGGTTTCCGCGAAGTCCGTACTGTCCCTGGTCGCAGCGGGATTGCTTTCGTCGAGTACGACGCAGAAGCCGGGGCTATTACTGCCAAGGAGAATACTGCTGGCATGGCGTTGAAGAATGGCGAGAAGACGATGAAGGTCACGTACCAGCGCCAGTAA